The Eleutherodactylus coqui strain aEleCoq1 chromosome 6, aEleCoq1.hap1, whole genome shotgun sequence genome window below encodes:
- the GLMP gene encoding glycosylated lysosomal membrane protein: protein MYAGVWLLLLAAGTLGVPEDEESRRIYLQFNPGSSSSAVNLLHTRAVGNGSTIHYVWSSIGAPAVLLIYTETEHSQLRLNWTKLLSPDPSGAIAIEPADSVLYSTALAFTRIFEYNDVNNTANFSGAAERYFYPSYDLSNFIWENANNTLNSSSLSFHLTGVNATDPTGSFRNGSISFKVTAYDRHGRDASSPRLLHTANCTKLEFQMSGVQPRGNRSRFALEMFTLEEKSGRKKKRSVRSIDDEYTPTIFEVIELVPDAPNASHAQGYFQWKSVAYGSQNGTRSDSLPCVVHGLQDMNRTLPARSIIQAFYGEQLGSRYNMVALNVSFGIADGDFYDKNKYLVWSALVGYGTPPRDSFSVLVICIMAVALGLPLVLLIMGTILVWYLKKTVFTNYQPIN from the exons ATGTATGCGGGTGTTTGGCTGCTGCTACTGGCGGCTGGGACTCTGGGGGTCCCCGAGGACGAGGAGAGCCGCCGG ATCTACCTGCAGTTTAACCCCGGCTCCTCCAGCTCCGCGGTGAACCTGCTGCACACGCGGGCGGTGGGGAACGGCAGCACCATCCACTACGTGTGGAGCTCCATCGGGGCGCCGGCCGTCCTGCTCATCTACACGGAGACAGAGCACAGCCAGCTACGGCTCAACTGGACCAAACTGCTCTCGCCAGACCCCTCCGGAGCCATCGCCATTGAACCAGCGGACAGCGTGCTCTACTCCACCGCCCTCGCCTTCACCAGG ATATTTGAATATAATGATGTGAACAACACAGCAAACTTCTCTGGCGCAGCTGAGCGCTACTTCTACCCCTCCTATGACCTGTCGAACTTTATTTGGGAGAACGCCAACAACACCCTAAACTCCTCCTCCTTGTCCTTCCACCTGACCGGAGTCAATGCGACTGATCCCACGGGGAGCTTCCGAAATGGAAGCATCAGCTTCAAG GTCACTGCATACGACCGACACGGACGGGACGCCTCCTCGCCTCGGCTCCTTCACACCGCCAACTGCACCAAGCTGGAGTTCCAGATGTCGGGGGTGCAGCCTCGGGGAAACCGCTCCCGGTTCGCTTTGGAGATGTTCACGCTGGAGGAGAAATCGGGTCGCAAGAAAAAGCGGTCTGTGCGCTCCATTGATGACGAGTACACCCCGACTATATTTGAG GTGATAGAGCTGGTGCCCGATGCCCCCAATGCCAGCCACGCCCAGGGCTATTTCCAGTGGAAGTCAGTGGCGTATGGGTCCCAGAATGGCACCAGGTCAGACTCCCTCCCCTGTGTTGTCCACGGACTTCAGGACATGAACAGGACGCTGCCCGCCCGCAGCATCATCCAGGCCTTCTACGGGGAGCAGCTGGGCAGCCGGTACAATATGGTGGCTCTCAACGTGTCCTTCGGTATTGCGGATGGCGACTTCTACGATAAGAACAAATACCTAGTATG GTCGGCGCTGGTTGGTTACGGCACTCCTCCTCGCGACTCTTTCTCCGTCCTGGTCATCTGCATCATGGCGGTGGCGCTGGGACTGCCGCTGGTTCTGCTGATAATGGGAACCATCCTGGTCTGGTACCTTAAAAAGACGGTCTTCACCAACTATCAGCCCATTAACTAG